A genomic window from Brassica oleracea var. oleracea cultivar TO1000 chromosome C8, BOL, whole genome shotgun sequence includes:
- the LOC106311501 gene encoding uncharacterized protein At1g04910-like: MGVGVAQLNKSGGLWKWRSFSGQPKRTVMWKWVCGFMLFSLGVISLFTGHVVSHLEWAQQLSKRSLLDMSRKEPIDVWKSKYSNFFYGCTERGNSFPPAVQEHKSNGYLLIAASGGLNQQRTGITDAVVVARILNATLVVPELDHHSYWKDDSDFNDIFDVNWFISSLTNDVTIVKRVPDRVMRSMEKPPYTMRVPRKSTPEYYLDQVLPILSRRHVLQLTKFDYRLANDLDEDMQKLRCRVNYNALRFTKRIQSVGMKVVKRMRKMAKRFIAVHLRFEPDMLAFSGCDFGGGEKERAELAEIRKRWDTLPDLDPLEERKRGKCPLTPHEVGLMLRALGFANNTYIYVASGEIYGGEKTLRPLRELFPNFYTKEMLASDELKPMLPFSSRLAAIDYTVSDESDVFITNNNGNMAKILAGRRRYMGHKRTIRPNAKKLSALFMDREKMEWQTFAKKVKSCQRGFMGDPDEFKPGRGEFHEYPQACICQRPFSYDKTSTDDEEKDIPGEFHNSTSSGHGHLSSADNERDEVFPD; encoded by the exons ATGGGCGTAGGCGTAGCTCAGCTCAACAAGAGCGGGGGGTTATGGAAGTGGAGATCTTTCTCGGGCCAGCCCAAGAGGACCGTAATGTGGAAATGGGTTTGCGGTTTCATGCTTTTCTCCTTGGGTGTCATCTCTCTCTTCACCGGCCACGTTGTCTCCCACCTCGAGTGGGCTCAGCAGCTAAGCAAACGGAGCTTACTG GATATGAGCCGTAAGGAACCTATTGATGTGTGGAAGTCCAAGTATTCCAACTTCTTCTATGGATGCACTGAGAGAGGAAACAGCTTCCCAC CTGCTGTTCAGGAGCATAAGTCTAATGGGTATTTGCTGATTGCAGCCAGTGGAGGTCTCAACCAGCAAAGAACAGGA ATAACAGATGCAGTCGTTGTTGCACGGATTCTTAATGCCACTTTAGTTGTACCCGAGTTGGATCACCACTCTTATTGGAAAGATGACAG TGACTTCAATGACATTTTTGACGTTAACTGGTTCATCTCTTCCCTCACAAACGATGTAACTATAGTAAAGAGAGTTCCCGACAGAGTCATGCGGTCCATGGAGAAACCTCCTTACACCATGCGTGTGCCTCGGAAGTCTACCCCTGAGTATTATCTCGACCAAGTATTGCCAATTCTCTCGAGGAGACAT GTTTTACAATTGACAAAGTTTGACTACAGACTAGCAAATGATCTGGACGAAGACATGCAAAAGCTGCGCTGCAGGGTCAACTATAACGCTTTAAGATTCACAAAGCGGATACAATCAGTTGGAATGAAAGTGGTCAAGAGGATGAGAAAGATGGCCAAACGTTTTATAGCTGTCCACTTGAG GTTTGAGCCTGACATGCTAGCCTTCTCTGGTTGTGACTTTGGGGGCGGTGAAAAAGAGCGAGCTGAGCTAGCAGAGATAAGAAAACGATGGGACACATTGCCT GATCTGGACCCTCTAGAGGAAAGGAAGCGTGGGAAATGCCCACTTACCCCTCATGAAGTGGGCTTAATGCTGCGTGCTCTTGGTTTTGCTAATAACACATACATCTATGTTGCTTCTGGAGAGATCTATGGCGGTGAAAAGACACTGAGACCACTCAGAGAGCTGTTTCCAAACTTTTACACAAAGGAAATGCTTGCCAGTGATGAGCTCAAGCCTATGCTTCCCTTCTCTTCACGCCTTGCTGCCATTGACTACACAGTCAGTGACGAAAGTGATGTCTTTATTACTAATAATAATGGAAATATGGCCAAGATTCTTGCAGGCCGAAG GAGGTACATGGGGCATAAGAGGACCATAAGGCCAAATGCGAAGAAGCTTAGTGCATTGTTCATGGACCGGGAAAAGATGGAGTGGCAAACATTCGCCAAGAAAGTGAAATCTTGTCAGCGAGGGTTCATGGGTGATCCTGATGAGTTCAAACCAGGACGCGGTGAGTTCCACGAGTACCCGCAAGCTTGCATTTGCCAGAGACCCTTCTCTTACGACAAAACCTCAACGGATGATGAAGAAAAAGACATACCAGGAGAGTTCCACAACAGCACCAGCTCTGGACATGGACATTTGTCTTCAGCAGATAATGAGCGCGACGAAGTCTTCCCCGACTAG
- the LOC106311505 gene encoding 60S ribosomal protein L15-1: protein MGAYKYVSELWRKKQSDVMRFVQRVRCWEYRQQPSIVRLVRPTRPDKARRLGYKAKQGFVVYRVRVRRGGRKRPVPKGIVYGKPTNQGVTQLKFQRSKRSVAEERAGRKLGGLRVVNSYWLNEDSTYKYYEIILVDPAHNAVRNDPRINWICNPVHKHRELRGLTSEGKKNRGLRGKGHNNHKNRPSRRATWKKNNSLSLRRYR, encoded by the exons ATGG GTGCTTACAAGTATGTGTCTGAGCTATGGAGGAAGAAGCAGTCCGACGTCATGAGGTTCGTGCAGAGGGTTAGGTGCTGGGAGTACAGACAGCAGCCTTCGATCGTCCGTCTCGTCAGGCCTACTCGTCCCGACAAGGCTCGTCGTTTGGGTTACAAAGCCAAACAG GGGTTTGTGGTGTACCGTGTCCGAGTGAGACGTGGTGGACGCAAGAGGCCTGTGCCAAAGGGTATTGTGTATGGTAAGCCCACAAACCAGGGAGTCACCCAACTCAAGTTCCAGAGGAGCAAGCGTTCCGTTGCTGAGGAGCGTGCTGGAAGGAAACTGGGCGGCCTCAGAGTCGTCAACTCCTACTGGCTCAACGAGGATTCGACCTACAAGTACTACGAGATCATCTTGGTTGACCCGGCACACAACGCTGTGCGTAACGACCCGAGAATCAACTGGATCTGCAACCCGGTGCACAAACACCGTGAGCTCAGAGGACTTACATCTGAGGGAAAGAAGAACAGAGGACTGCGCGGAAAAGGTCACAACAACCACAAGAACCGCCCGTCTCGCAGAGCAACCTGGAAGAAAAACAATTCTCTTTCCCTTCGTCGTTACCGCTGA
- the LOC106311503 gene encoding pheophorbidase-like, which translates to MGGDGGDEPIIHFVLVHGASHGAWCWYKLTTLLVSAGFKATTVDLTSAGINLTDANTVFEFDHYNRPLFSLLSDIPHHYKIILVGHSIGGASVTEALCKFTDKISMAVYLVADMVQPGSTSSPHSIMYVGEEEENIWEFTYGEGTDKPPTSAQMKEEYRRHYFYSQSPLEDVILASKLLRPCPVRALRGIDKLPPNPEAEKVPRVYIKTAKDNLCDPILQDRMVEKWPPSQLYTLEESDHSAFFSVPTTLFTCLLRAVFSLQL; encoded by the exons ATGGGAGGAGACGGTGGTGATGAGCCCATAATTCACTTTGTACTCGTTCATGGAGCCAGCCACGGTGCTTGGTGTTGGTATAAACTCACAACTCTTCTTGTCTCCGCCGGATTCAAAGCCACCACCGTCGACCTCACCAGTGCCGGCATCAACCTCACCGACGCTAACACCGTCTTCGAGTTCGACCATTATAACCGTCCTCTCTTCTCTCTCCTCTCCGATATCCCTCATCACTACAAGATCATACTCGTGGGACATAGCATAGGCGGAGCAAGTGTCACCGAAGCTCTCTGCAAGTTCACAGACAAAATCTCCATGGCCGTTTACCTCGTAGCTGACATGGTTCAACCCGGATCCACGTCTTCTCCTCATTCAATC ATGTATGTGGGAGAAGAAGAAGAAAACATATGGGAGTTTACATACGGTGAAGGCACTGATAAGCCACCTACTAGTGCCCAAATGAAAGAGGAATATAGACGGCATTACTTCTATAGCCAAAGCCCTCTTGAG GATGTAATTTTGGCGTCTAAGCTGTTGCGACCTTGTCCTGTAAGGGCTTTGCGAGGTATTGATAAGCTGCCTCCGAACCCTGAAGCAGAGAAAGTTCCTCGAGTTTACATCAAGACTGCTAAAGATAACCTATGTGACCCTATACTCCAGGACCGTATGGTAGAGAAGTGGCCACCATCTCAGTTGTATACACTGGAGGAGAGTGACCATTCTGCTTTCTTCTCTGTCCCAACTACCTTGTTCACTTGTCTCCTCCGTGCTGTATTTTCTCTTCAGCTATAA